A single genomic interval of Rhododendron vialii isolate Sample 1 chromosome 3a, ASM3025357v1 harbors:
- the LOC131319255 gene encoding conserved oligomeric Golgi complex subunit 8, protein MAMTESQSPPDGNGAVSGLLPLASVSQQPYVSELLSFTLDRLHKEPELLRVDGERIQRQMQEVAVANYRAFISAADALVAIREEVSSIDKHLESMIAEIPKLTSGCNEFLDSAEHILEKRKLNQTLLANHSTLLDLLEIPQLMDTCVRNGNYDEALDLEAFVCKLYAMHPKLPVIQALAAEVKQTTQSLLSQLLQKLRSNIQLPECLRIIGYLRRIGVFNEYEMRLQFLRCREAWLTAILDDLDQRNAYEYLKGMVNCQRMHLFDVVNQYRAIFADDTSGSEENYEGGLLFSWAMHQITTHLKTLKVMLPRITEGGSLSNILDQCMYCAMGLGWVGLDFRGLLPSLFEEAVLNLFSRNMNTAVQNFQLVLDSHRWVPLPAIGFPANSFGEDSLEDVTPPSSLMEHPPLAVFVNGVSAAMNELRPCAPISLKHMLSQELAKGLQSVSDSLLRYNTTRMLRENESILFLSLCRAFLEVAYPHCATCFGRCYPGGAALISDAKNLFDGIGRLLAAKALPKPIQNEEGKSVSENGSPDVVENGVMPNAEQTAESSNVDDKEENITLQTEEKPANA, encoded by the exons ATGGCGATGACGGAGTCCCAATCTCCACCGGATGGGAACGGCGCCGTTTCCGGCCTCCTCCCCCTCGCCTCCGTCTCTCAACAACCTTACGTCTCTGAACTCCTCTCCTTCACCCTCGATCGCCTCCACAag GAGCCAGAGCTTCTACGGGTGGACGGAGAGAGAATCCAGCGGCAGATGCAAGAGGTGGCGGTTGCAAACTACCGTGCCTTCATCTCTGCCGCGGATGCATTGGTTGCTATTAGAGAGGAGGTTTCCTCCATCGACAAACACCTCGAATCAATG ATAGCTGAAATCCCAAAGCTTACATCTGGTTGCAATGAGTTCCTTGACTCTGCAGAACATATTTTGGAGAAGAGAAAGTTGAACCAGACATTACTAgccaatcatagtactttgcttGACTTGCTTGAAATTCCTCAGCTTATGGACAC ATGTGTGAGGAATGGAAATTACGATGAAGCTCTGGACTTAGAAGCCTTTGTTTGCAAACTGTACGCAATGCACCCTAA GTTACCTGTTATTCAGGCCCTTGCTGCAGAGGTCAAGCAGACCACTCAATCTCTTCTTTCTCAGCTTCTCCAAAAACTTAGATCCAACATCCAG TTGCCAGAATGTCTCCGCATCATCGGATATTTACGTCGCATAGGAGTTTTTAATGAATATGAAATGCGCCTACAG TTCTTAAGATGCCGAGAAGCATGGCTTACTGCAATTCTTGATGACTTAGACCAGAGAAATGCTTATGAGTACTTAAAAGGGATGGTAAACTGTCAAAGGATGCATCTTTTTGATGTTGTTAACCAATACCGAGCTATATTTGCGGATGATACATCGGGAAGTGAAGAAAACTATGAAGGGGGCCTTTTGTTTAGCTGGGCAATGCATCAAATTACCACTCACCTTAAAACACTCAAGGTCATGCTCCCAAGAATAACTGAAGGCGGGTCTTTGTCAAACATCCTGGACCAATGCATG TATTGTGCCATGGGTCTTGGTTGGGTCGGATTGGATTTCCGGGGCTTGCTTCCCTCACTTTTTGAAGA GGCTGTTCTTAACTTGTTCTCAAGAAATATGAATACAGCTGTTCAAAATTTTCAG CTAGTCTTGGATTCACATCGCTGGGTCCCCTTACCAGCAATTGGCTTTCCAGCGAATAGCTTTGGTGAAGATAGCCTGGAAGATGTGACTCCTCCTTCAAGTCTGATGGAACATCCACCTCTTGCTGTGTTTGTAAATG GTGTGTCTGCGGCAATGAACGAATTGCGTCCCTGTGCCCCAATAAGCTTGAAGCATATGCTTTCTCAAGAATTAGCCAAGGGGTTGCAATCTGTTTCTGATTCTTTACTTCGGTACAATACAACTAGGATGCTCAGGGAGAATGAATCCAtacttttcctttccctttgcCGAGCATTCCTTGAG GTCGCTTATCCACATTGTGCTACGTGCTTTGGTCGCTGTTACCCTGGCGGAGCTGCTCTTATTTCAGATGCCAAGAATTTATTTGATGGGATTGGGCGCCTATTGGCAGCAAAGGCTCTACCGAAGCCAATCCAGAATGAGGAGGGAAAAAGTGTATCTGAAAATGGCAGTCCAGATGTGGTGGAAAATGGAGTTATGCCTAATGCCGAACAGACTGCGGAGAGTTCCAACGTGGATGATAAGGAAGAAAACATCACTCTCCAAACTGAGGAAAAGCCTGCGAATGCATGA
- the LOC131321399 gene encoding serine carboxypeptidase-like 45, translating into MLTQAWLIMAAEVYGIQIVCLITVESLSESDKIQILPGQPQVSFQQFGGYITVDEKQDRALFYYFVEAETDPASKPLVLWLNGGPGCSSIGAGAFCEHGPFKPSGQILVKNNYSWNKEANMLYLESPAGVGFSYSTDASYYTSVDDNMTARDNLAFLENWFNKFPEYKNTDFFIAGESYGGHYVPQLAQLIIQSKVQFNIKGIAIGNPLLEFNTDFNSKGEYLWSHGLVSDDTYQLFNNACNYSQIRRQAENDALTPVCSQVSKQASGEISKFVDIYDVTLDICLSSLGSQAQVLSRLQDTEKIDVCVEDETVNYLNREDVQKAFHARLVGVTGWSVCSDVLHYEMQNLEIPTIPVLASLVKSGIRVLVYSGDQDSVIPLTGTRTLVNGLARELGLNTTVPYRVWFEESQVAGWTQVYGDILSFATIRGASHEAPFSQPERSLVLFNTFLGGKPLPLSA; encoded by the exons atgtTAACTCAAGCATGGCTAATCATGGCAGCAGAAGTCTACGGAATTCAGATAGTATGTTTAATAACAGTTGAGTCCCTATCTGAATCTGATAAAATTCAGATATTGCCAGGTCAACCACAGGTCAGTTTCCAGCAATTTGGAGGGTATATTACTGTTGATGAAAAGCAAGACAGAGCTCTTTTCTACTACTTTGTTGAAGCAGAGACTGACCCTGCTTCCAAGCCTCTCGTTCTTTGGTTAAATGGAG GACCTGGTTGTTCATCCATTGGAGCTGGAGCTTTCTGTGAGCATGGGCCTTTTAAACCAAGTGGCCAGATTTTGGTCAAAAATAATTATAGCTGGAATAAAG AAGCAAACATGTTATACTTGGAGTCACCGGCTGGAGTTGGTTTTTCTTATTCAACTGATGCATCCTACTATACAAGTGTGGATGACAACATGACAG CACGAGACAATCTTGCCTTCCTTGAGAATTGGTTCAACAAATTCCCAGAATACAAGAACACAGACTTCTTCATTGCAGGGGAGAGCTATGGAG GACACTATGTTCCACAACTTGCACAACTCATTATCCAATCCAAAGTCCAGTTCAATATCAAGGGAATAGCT ATTGGGAATCCACTTCTGGAATTCAACACTGATTTCAATTCCAAGGGAGAATACTTATGGTCTCATGGACTTGTATCTGATGATACATATCAACTCTTCAATAATGCATGCAACTATTCTCAGATTAGAAGGCAGGCCGAAAATGACGCTCTTACCCCTGTGTGTTCCCAAGTATCTAAGCAGGCTTCAGGAGAGATCAGTAAATTCGTCGACATATACGATGTCACTCTAGACATCTGCTTATCATCCCTTGGTTCACAAGCCCAGGTTCTTAGTCGACTA CAAGATACAGAGAAGATCGACGTGTGTGTAGAAGATGAAACGGTTAATTACTTGAATCGGGAAGATGTGCAGAAGGCCTTTCATGCGCGGCTTGTTGGAGTAACCGGATGGAGTGTTTGCAGCGA TGTTCTCCATTATGAGATGCAAAACCTAGAGATACCAACGATTCCCGTTCTGGCTTCACTCGTCAAGTCTGGTATTCGGGTCCTAGTTTATAG TGGAGATCAAGATTCGGTTATTCCGCTCACCGGAACACGGACACTGGTGAATGGATTGGCAAGGGAGTTGGGATTGAACACCACTGTTCCATACAGAGTTTGGTTTGAAGAGAGCCAG GTTGCTGGATGGACACAGGTATATGGAGATATCCTGTCTTTTGCCACCATTAGAGGAGCATCTCATGAAGCTCCATTTTCACAGCCTGAGAGATCCCTTGTTCTGTTTAATACATTTCTGGGTGGAAAACCTCTACCTTTATCTGCTTGA